TTCAGCAAACTTCTTCTGAATATACCCCTTTCACTTACTGTGCATGCCCATGAGTTTTTCACAAATCCGAATCCCCGCCTTTTCAGGCATGCTCTCGGCAAATGCGACCGTATTTTCCCGATCGCCGAGAAGTGGTCCTCTTTACTGAACAAGGAGTACGGCGTGCCCGCGGAGAAGATCTTTCTTAACCGTCTCTTTGTGGACACCGACAGGTACCGGCCTTTGAAAGACCGCTTGGTCCTTTCTGTCGGGCGCTTTACCGAACGAAAGGGATTCCGGTATCTTATGCAGGCGGCCTCGATTCTGAAGGATGAGCCTGTGCATTTCGTTGTTGTCGGGTTCGGGCCCCTGGATGTCGGGGCGCTTGCCTACGAAATGGATGTTGAAGAGAAGGTTACGATTTTCCATAAACTTAATCAGGAACAACTAAGGTTGTTGTATCAGAAAGCCGATATCTATTGCTTGCCCTCCATCACTACAGATGAGGAAGGAACGGAAGGCATTCCAGTTGTGCTTATGGAGGCCATGGCATGCGGCCTGCCTGTTGTCTCCACACGGTGTGGTGCCGTGGAAGAACTGGTGGAGGAGATCCTTGTTCCTGAGCGCGACCCCGCAGCGCTGGCCGATGGGATAAGGCAAATAATCGGTTCGGACGAACTCGCCGACCGGTATGGCAAACGAAACCGCGAGATTGTGATGGAGAAGTTTTCCGAAGATAATATCCGTCTTTTCATGTCGAATATACTGTCCATGCTGAATCCTTGACATATGATATATTCAGTGACGGTTTCCGGGCGGCAACGCAAGCCCATATTTGTGAAAGTATTTGATTAAACTGGCCAGGTGACGCCGCAGTGCAAGCGAAGGGAGCAGAAGCGGTCCCGATCTTGTACTCTCGTGTTTTATGGCGTGGATGATCCTTGTTCCGGGGAAAAACTTGACTTTCCAGCCTTTCTGCCAGAACCGCCTGCACCAGTCGACATCTTCCATATACAGAAAGTAGCGTTCATCCATCCCTCCCGTATCCTCGACGGCTTCCTTCTTTACAAATACGGCGCCGCCTATAGCCCAGTCTATATCCCGTATGTTTTTTCGGTCGAAGTCCTTCATAAAATAGCGTCGATGTTCTTTCTGTTTCCTGTCCAAGACCTTGCCGATAAATGTGCGGACATACAGGAAGGTGTATATGTGAGGAAAACGTCTGCATACTTCCTGCCTGGTGCCGAAATGATCGGTAACTTCCGGTACGATCAGACCGATATCCTTGCCGGATGACAAGTAATCAACAGCGGCCTTGACCCCCGGTTCATCCAGGCGGGCGTCGGGGTTCAGTATCAGTATTGCAGGTGCCCGGGCAATGCGAAGGCCTGCGTTGACTCCCCCTGCGTAGCCCCGGTTCCTGTCCTGTAGTATCACTCTTGTATTTTTCAGCTTTTGCTTGAAAATCGCGGCTCTGTCAGGGTCGTATACGGAGTTGGAAACCACAATGGTCTCGTATGGAAGATCGCAATAGCGTTCTATGCTTCCAATGCATTCCAATACGTCGCCGAACGACTGATATTCCACGATGATGATTGAGAGGTCCATATTTGCCTTTTATGTACGGTTACGGTTTTCCGAGAGTTCTCTGAAGATATCCATGTATTGGTCAACTATGTTATCCAGGTCGTGATATTTCTTTACATAGGATCGGGCGTTCTTGCCGTAGGCGATACGCAAGTCCCTGTTGCACATTAGGTCATTTATGTCGTTCAGGAACTGCCCGAATGTGCCGGAAACACGTCCCAGTCCGTGCTCTGTTATGACGTTGTCCGGGTCGACGGTAAGGCTGACGACCGGTGTCCCATGTTGCCATGCCTGGATGAATGTGTTCGGGAATCCCTCGTGAAGGGATGTGTTTATGAGGAGGGCGGCGTTTGCGAAGTATTCATGTATTTCTTCAAAGGGCACATATCCGCGCAATGTCAGATTTTTTGTTCCATCTGCAGCGTAATTTTCATGTTTGCCGGGGGCATAGTCCGCCACTATCATGTTGAAACGCAGTCCGGGAAGTGCTTTTGCCGCCCCGGGAACCAGCCAGGGGCGCTTGTCTTTCTGGTTGTTGCCGACCCAGAGCACTGATCCGTCATCTTTGCCGCTGTCTGAGGATTGCATGGAGTGTGCGTTACGTATAACGGTCACCGGACAGTTTGCCATGTTTCTGAATCCCGTCTTTTGCCTCAGGTTCTGGGCAACGATATAGTCAGCCATTTTCAGGCCGATGCGATAGGATATATAGTTGAACCAGTGGGCATGCTTCTTGAGAAAGACCACGTCCACATCTGTATCTTTCTGTCCTACTTGAATAAGTTTGCTTCCGGTCTTCCTGCAGAAGATCCCTAAAGGCATGAGTATGTTTCTCGGTATCTTGATGATGTGAATATCCGCCCCGATTCTTCGAAGTACCCTCCAGAGCGTAAGGATTAAAAAGGCGAAGCGGATCTTCTGCCCTGAGATGTCGAAAGGAACCTTGTGTATGTGAATGCCCTCCGAATACTCATATGCAGGCTGGCCGAAGTCGTCAACCAGGAAATGCACATCTATTCCCCTGCGTGCAAAGGCAGAGCCTATGGTTTTCATCTGCAGTTCGGCCCCCCCGGTCAGTCTTTCGGCAGGTATGCCTTTCAGTAACGGGTAGGCGTTAGGGCTGATAATGCAGACTTTCAATTATTATCCCCCCGTAGCTATAAGCTGTTTATATGATTGATCTGATGCAGGTATATCTGCACAATCGCTTTATGAGGCCATTTGAACTTGTTCTCCCAGTCACCTACGATCCCTTTACGGTAAAAGCTGTAGCCGCGTTTTTTGTTTTCCAGCCGGTAATGACTGCTTTTTATGCTGTAGAAGTTGGTTCTCAGATTGTCGAGAAAGGAGTCGTCGTACGTTGTTTCCATAAAGTCGAATACACGGCCCATCGTTCCCTGGAAATCTTTTTTTATCTCTTCGTAATGGATGATAAGGCCGTCCTGCCCCTTTTTGATATCTTCGGCCCATTGTCTGTTCAGGATTATCCAATTACGGATGTGTCTGAGGAACAACAGAAAAGATCGTGGTGTGAAGGCCAGCAGGTTGTTCCGGACGTTTGTCTTCCATACGGAGAAGGATACGATTACATCGCGTACGTCTCTTACCAGAATGATTTTCTTGGATTCCGGAAAGTATTCCTGCAGAACCTTGAGATATGATAACTGTTCCGGGAATCTGCTTAGTGACTGCACAGCGGAGTATGCGGTTCTGTCACCGATATATCCTGTATAATCGTTCGCTTCTTCGTCCGTCATCCCGACGTTGGCGGCCATCATTCGCCGTATCATGTCACGGGCACAGCTCCTGTACAGGCCTCTGTCCAACATGATCCCGTGGGAGATATGGTCGCCGGTTTTTATTCTGCTCATGTGCGTCAAGGCGGTGGAGGGTTTGAGTTCTCCGTTGATGCGTATTGACGTATGCTGGTTCAGGCATGTCTGCAGCCAGTTGGAACCTGAACGCTGCATGGAAACGACAAAAAATTCTTTCATACCGGCCTTCTTTTTCGTGATCTGGATTATATGCTCCGGATAAAACGGAATATTTCTTTGCCCCACTTTATGTAGCCGAATGATCTTTCTACATGCAGTGAGGCTGCCTTACCCGTTTCTGCCGCCTTTCCCGGAGAGGATAGCACTTCGGATATCTTCTTTGCAAAGCCTTCTATGGTAACGGTGTGATCGACGTAAGCGTTTATTCCGTCTGTGAAGTTATGTGCTATTTCGCCCACATGTGAGGTGACGATAGGTTTCCCGAGGCTCATGTAATGCAGAATCTTCTGTGGAAATCTTCCCCGGTGCCTATCTGTGGATAAAAGCGGAAGTAGAAGCGCTGTAGATCTATGCTCAAGCCATCTGAATTCGGGTGGATTCAGGAAGCCGCAGAAAAAGACACGATCTTGTATGTCCAAATCCCTGGCAAGTAACATCCAGCCATTGAGTGCTTCCCGTGAATACTTGCCCGTAATGCAAAGCCTGAAGTTGTGTTTTACCAAGGCAAGAGCTCGCAAGGTGACCTCCAGCAGTTCTTTGTATTCTTTGCTGGCAGTGTATATCAGCAAAGGGGTGTCACCCAAGATTTTGTCAGCTATTGCCTGCGGCAGACGCACCTCAAGTTCCTGGTCTCCAGTTTTGGGGCCCCACAGAGCTGGGACATATAGAGTGCTCTTGAGTCTGTTCAGTTTGTGAAAGAGGAGATCGCTTATTACCATGAATGCATCCGATTCTTTCAGTATGTATCTCCATTGCCATCGTACAAGCGGGTTCCTTTTGTACGAAGGGAATGCGGGTGAGTATTCCATAATGTTTCCAATCATAGGAGTTTTCATCCTGTGTTTTATGATGACGGCGGGGATGAGTGTCTCGATCGCTCCTCTGAAAAGAATGATGACGCTTTCATCCTTTCCTGCAAGTTTTTTTAATACTCTGAAGAGCCGCCATGCAAGGCCGATGTTGTTCAACAGTTTGTCCAGTTTGTGGCTTCCCGCATAAAGCCGTCCTTTTGTGCCGGGATAGAGATCATAACGGCATCCTGACGGGAATGCCTCTTTATATGATTTATATTCTTCCGCCGTATGGCAGAGGTTTACCATGGATACCTTCATGCCGGCTGCAGCGATACCTTCCGCCATCCAATGTGCTTTCTCCATAACGGAAGGATTCCAACACGGCAGAACGATTATGCAATGATTAACCTCCATTTTTGGGAGACTCCATTATTGCTTGACCTGGGCTTATCCAACCTGCAAGGTCGATATCCAGAATCTTTTCCAGAAGCGCAATGTCAGGTGCGTAGAAATCTGCCAGTCTACAACGCAGGTCATTCGGCATGGGCGGCGGTCTGTACGGCTTACGGCTCCTCAGTGTGCCGAGCAGGAAATTGACTCCCGGTTTTATGATCCGGACATAGAATACTTGAGGCATATACCGGACTATGAAAGATTTTATCCTGTCCCGGCCGGAAATAAACCCGAGAAGAAGGTGAATCGTCTTGTTTCTTGGTATGACGGAAACGTTATAATTCAATGATATGTCGGGCACGAACTCTGTGTCCACCGATAGGTAACTGAATATGTCCTGAAGAATACTTAACGGTTGAGTTTTGAAATGATCATACAGGTAGATTCTGAGCTGCTCTTTAGAGAAGAGAGCAAGGTACCTTTGGATCTGTTCGCCGTACAGCCCTCTTGCAAGGTATATGCTCTTTGTTGGGGCTGTATCCATTAAATATTTCTCATCCTGGATCACTTGGCGAAAGTCCGTCCTTTGCTCACGCCCTTCTCTTATCAGGAAAAGATATTGTGAATAAGCTCTTTCTATAGGGTTGCGAAGTACAGCGATCATCTTTATGTCAGGGATATAGTGTTTGATTCTGGACGGTGCCTTGCGGCTGAAGAGATAATAGGTTGAGCCTTCCCCGACTGCTTTTTCGGATTGCACGTTGTCAAAGAGTTTTTCATAGGTCTTGAGAGATGTGTAGGGATATCTGCCGCTCTTGTCTCCTTCGAAGGCAAAGAAACGCGGTTCTTTTTCCGGGCTCATGTAGATTTCGGGGTGCTGGCGCAGGTAGTGATAGAGGGATGTCGTGCCGGATTTCTGCGCCCCTATTATGAGAAAATTAGGCAGCATGGGTTAATCCATCAGCGGGCTGTTGTTATGCACTCTTGCCCATCGTCTTTTTAACGGTGTCCTTGTCATGTACTATCATGGAGAACATTATTCCAACCATGATGGCTATAAAGCGTAGGATTCTGCCCAAATCGGAGAAACTCCATGCCAGCAACAATACGCTCAGGGCCGTTACTGTTGCTTTACTGAACTCGGTGCGTTGTCCGGAGATGTTCAGGAATTTCCAAAAACTTCTCAACATGAAAAGCCATGCGGCGAAGCCTATGAGTCCGAGTTCCACGAGTATTTGCAGATATAGGTTGTGCGGCGGGAGAAGAATTCCCGTATGTTTGGCAAGTTGAAAGCGTGCGGTTTCAAAGCCGGTGCCCATAAATACATAGTATATATTGGAAAGGTATATTTTCTCTAATCCCAGCCAGATGGAGCTTCGTCCCGCCGAGATGGTTTTGACGTTGTTGCTGAAGGTTTGCTGGGCGATGCGGTCAAATGAGCTTCGAAGAATGTCATTGTGCACGAGAAAGCCTATAGCTATGAATACTGTACCGAATATGAAGAGAAAGGCAACTGTTTTGAAATCCTTGTGATGGATTGTAATCCATCCAAGAACAATAACCATTGCCAGAATACCACCTCTTGAGCCGGACATCAGTATGAATGCAATCTCTGAGGCGAGAGCCAGCATTTGCAGAGCTCCGGCTGTCTTGATCTCCGCTGTCGTTATCATGTGATAGGTTATCGGCATGAGAAAACAGAAAAAGTAGGCCATCTGGTTGGGGTTTGCGAATGTGCCTGTATATCGTCCGCTGTAGAGATCTCCGGATACTGTCGGAAGATTGAGTACTCCGGCTCGCATGGCGATAAATGCCGCCACGTTTACAAGTACGAATAAAACAATCCCTGCCTGCAGGAATTTTCTCGCCTGTGATGCTGTGTCGATAAGCAGGAACATGAGGATATACAGCACCACAGGTTCTATGAAACGGTAGCGCAGTTGCCTGATCTGGTCGAAAAGGCTCATGTCCATGCGTCCCAATAAAACATTTAACGCTATGCTTACACAAAGTATTGTGAGAAAAATGAGCAGGCTGGATATGCACGGGATTTTTTTTCTATGCAAATTCTTTTTTGCGGCTTCGGAAAAAAGTATGTAAATAAGAATGGCATACATCAAAAGTGTCTTCGGTGTGATGCCTCGCATGATTCCCAGGTTGATGGGGTACAGCCCGCCTATAATTATTGCGAGGAGCAGCAGGATAAAGAGTGTATATTTCATTTTGTCACCGATGTGCTCAAAAATGCATGAAGAGATTGTGCTTTTCTTTAAAGTGCTGCCGTATTTTATCCGTTATCAATTTCATCTCAAATATGGTGTATAAATGGCATTTCGCAAGGTTAAAACGGTCGGCCAGGCTGCCTCTGCCGGTTGGTTGAAAAGAACGTATGTCATCTATTAGTTGTGCCATATCGTAACCGAAAGACCGTATTGTATTCTCTCCCAACCGTTGTATATATTTAAGCGCGTATTTTTGCCTGAATGGCGTGTTTAAGATTCTGCGCCATTTGTGCAGAGATTCTTCGCTTATATCCTCATATTTGGTATAGCCGACTTTGTCTCCCATCCCGGTAATAGGCACTTTTGTGAATTTTTCGATCATGGTTTCGCTGAACGGGATGTCCATGTACTCGCATATGGATTGGAGTACCGGCTCCGGAGTGCGGACAAGTTCTTCATACTGGATTGCTATGCTCTTGTTTTTTAATGTTGCCGATGCGCGTGATAAAAGAGAAGGCCCCTTGTATAGATCAATCTTGTGCCACGGATCTCCGAGCCGGTTACCGTAGAAGGATGCTATGGTTGAGGCCAGGACAGAGATCGGGTTTCTGTACAGGAATATGAATTTACCGTTCGGGAATATTCGGGCAATATCCTCGGCTATTAGATAATAGCGCGGAGTCTTGTCCAGGAAGAAACGGGCGTTGTTCTTGTTCAGCTTGGAGTATAGCGTTTCCGAAAAGTTTCTTATCGCTTCATAGTAATCTTGCCTGCCGTTGGGCAGATTGTCCAACAGGTGTTTTACGGTACGCCGTAACGACATAAAACTGAACTCCGCATATACCCCATGATCCTTGAGTGTATAAACAAGAGGGATCAGGAACCATGGCTCGGAGGTGGTTTCCACGTCAGGGTGTGCCGCCAACATTCTTTGAAGTAATGTAGAACCTGATCGTGGCATAGAAAATATGAAAACAGGTGTTGTTCCCATTTCAGGCAGCCTTCCCGGATATTGTTGTCAAATCGTTTTTGTATGTAATAAAGATTGCTCCGACTATGATGGATATCTCAACAAGAACATTCGCCGACACGAAGTAAGCGATCACATCTTCCGGTTTTCCCGTCAGCTTGTAACCAAGCCATATTGCAGATATCGACAGCAGGGCCTTTGCCAACGTGAAGAAAACTTTCATATGTTGCTTTTTGAAAACTTCATATGTCGTGTTGGCCGGTGCCACTGCGAACAAGACCAGAAACCAGGGAGACAGTATACGTACATATACGCCTGCCTGAAACCATTTTTTGCCGAAAATGGTTCCGAACAATGGTTCTGCATAGATCATAAGCAGAAGGAAAGGTATGCAGCCGGTTATGAATAAGACGCCGGTCGTTTTTATGAGTGACGGCAATATACGGGCACCATGATTGTATTCATGTGCGATCCGTTGAAAAAATACATTCTGAACGGACATGGACATAATGTTCAACGGTCTTCGTATAATGCGGTTCCCCAAACTGTACAGGCCAACTATTACAGGAGAGAAGATTATCGAAAAAACCAGTACTATCAGATTTTGTGTAATGACCGTTAATATGGCGTTGCAAGTAGCATATAGCGGGAACTGTATATATTCCACGGCCACGGCTTTTATTGATTTGCTGTTCAGTGATCTCCTGATTTCGGCAAAGTGGAAAAGGTCGGGTGATCGAATTATTATCGCCAATGATACCATGAAACCTGTTATAGTGCCTAATATTAGGCCTCCAGCCGTAGCGCCGGCAAAGAGAGCTATTGCGATCTTTGCAACAGAGGCCGAAGCCGCTTCCCCGATTCTGGCAAATGCAATAGAGCGAAATCCCTTCTGGCGGATGTGCAACGATTTCACGATATTGAAAATGCCTACCAGCAACAATCCTGCGGGGACCCAGTATAACCACGATATGGTGTATGCTCCTTTCAGGAGTGATAGTAACCTGCCGGAAAAAGCGAATATAAGCGATGTTGAAAGCAAGGCTATAACAAGAAGGATTATTAATGACAGAAATGCTATATTGTATGCGCTTGAATTGTTTTTGGGTAAGATGATTGCGCGTTCATAGCAAAGTGTGCCGACTTTGGAAACTATGTTGACGTATGATAGAAATAGTGCGAATAAACCGAAGTTCTCAGGTGTATATAATCGCGTTAATATAGGCGAGGCCGCAAAGGATATTACCTGTGCGATGAAGGCTCCACTTACAAGTGCAAGAACGTTTTTTGAGAACCGCGATGTGATCAGTTTTGACGTCGCATTTATCATAGGGGTCACCCAAGGGGTCATGCGCTATAATTTTGTCAAGCAGAAAATTTAAGAGAAAGTTCTTCCCCCAACCCCGAAGAGGGGTCAAGTCTGCTCTTGGCTCTTCTTGCCGGGGGGGGACACTCCAGGGTCCCCCCTCACTCCTTCGGTACACTCAGGCAGGCCTGACCCTCTCCCCGAGGGGTGAGAGGGAACAGAAAATGGGAAGTTCGAATCTTCCCCCTCTGCTCCCCCTTCTTCGAAGGGGATGGGATCTCTACGTTATTTTTCCTCTTCTATGTGGGTTTCCGCCCAGGCGACTACCAATTCGGCCTTTTGCAAGGCGTCTCTGAATTCGTCTTCGGTCACGGGTTCAGCAGGGCCGGGGTAACGGGACTCGACTGCGTAGTTTGTTAACTCGGCCGCAGCGTGGATATTGTCGGGTATAGGGATTCCATGATTTGTGATTGAGGTCAATAACTCAGCAAGATCATGTACGAACCGGAAGGGGATGTCATGTGCAATCAGTATGGCCTTCAGGGATTTTTCGGCGGCCTGCTGGGCGTCAAAGCAGAGATCTTCCCAGAAGATCTCTGCTGTCTTGGGCTGTTTGGCACGGGCGAGGTTGCTCTTGGCTCGCTTGATCCATTCCCGAGCAG
This window of the Deltaproteobacteria bacterium genome carries:
- a CDS encoding glycosyltransferase family 4 protein; the encoded protein is MPAEKIFLNRLFVDTDRYRPLKDRLVLSVGRFTERKGFRYLMQAASILKDEPVHFVVVGFGPLDVGALAYEMDVEEKVTIFHKLNQEQLRLLYQKADIYCLPSITTDEEGTEGIPVVLMEAMACGLPVVSTRCGAVEELVEEILVPERDPAALADGIRQIIGSDELADRYGKRNREIVMEKFSEDNIRLFMSNILSMLNP
- a CDS encoding glycosyltransferase family 2 protein; the encoded protein is MDLSIIIVEYQSFGDVLECIGSIERYCDLPYETIVVSNSVYDPDRAAIFKQKLKNTRVILQDRNRGYAGGVNAGLRIARAPAILILNPDARLDEPGVKAAVDYLSSGKDIGLIVPEVTDHFGTRQEVCRRFPHIYTFLYVRTFIGKVLDRKQKEHRRYFMKDFDRKNIRDIDWAIGGAVFVKKEAVEDTGGMDERYFLYMEDVDWCRRFWQKGWKVKFFPGTRIIHAIKHESTRSGPLLLPSLALRRHLASLIKYFHKYGLALPPGNRH
- a CDS encoding glycosyltransferase family 4 protein, which codes for MKVCIISPNAYPLLKGIPAERLTGGAELQMKTIGSAFARRGIDVHFLVDDFGQPAYEYSEGIHIHKVPFDISGQKIRFAFLILTLWRVLRRIGADIHIIKIPRNILMPLGIFCRKTGSKLIQVGQKDTDVDVVFLKKHAHWFNYISYRIGLKMADYIVAQNLRQKTGFRNMANCPVTVIRNAHSMQSSDSGKDDGSVLWVGNNQKDKRPWLVPGAAKALPGLRFNMIVADYAPGKHENYAADGTKNLTLRGYVPFEEIHEYFANAALLINTSLHEGFPNTFIQAWQHGTPVVSLTVDPDNVITEHGLGRVSGTFGQFLNDINDLMCNRDLRIAYGKNARSYVKKYHDLDNIVDQYMDIFRELSENRNRT
- a CDS encoding sulfotransferase produces the protein MKEFFVVSMQRSGSNWLQTCLNQHTSIRINGELKPSTALTHMSRIKTGDHISHGIMLDRGLYRSCARDMIRRMMAANVGMTDEEANDYTGYIGDRTAYSAVQSLSRFPEQLSYLKVLQEYFPESKKIILVRDVRDVIVSFSVWKTNVRNNLLAFTPRSFLLFLRHIRNWIILNRQWAEDIKKGQDGLIIHYEEIKKDFQGTMGRVFDFMETTYDDSFLDNLRTNFYSIKSSHYRLENKKRGYSFYRKGIVGDWENKFKWPHKAIVQIYLHQINHINSL
- a CDS encoding glycosyltransferase family 4 protein, which translates into the protein MAEGIAAAGMKVSMVNLCHTAEEYKSYKEAFPSGCRYDLYPGTKGRLYAGSHKLDKLLNNIGLAWRLFRVLKKLAGKDESVIILFRGAIETLIPAVIIKHRMKTPMIGNIMEYSPAFPSYKRNPLVRWQWRYILKESDAFMVISDLLFHKLNRLKSTLYVPALWGPKTGDQELEVRLPQAIADKILGDTPLLIYTASKEYKELLEVTLRALALVKHNFRLCITGKYSREALNGWMLLARDLDIQDRVFFCGFLNPPEFRWLEHRSTALLLPLLSTDRHRGRFPQKILHYMSLGKPIVTSHVGEIAHNFTDGINAYVDHTVTIEGFAKKISEVLSSPGKAAETGKAASLHVERSFGYIKWGKEIFRFIRSI
- a CDS encoding sulfotransferase domain-containing protein, whose translation is MLPNFLIIGAQKSGTTSLYHYLRQHPEIYMSPEKEPRFFAFEGDKSGRYPYTSLKTYEKLFDNVQSEKAVGEGSTYYLFSRKAPSRIKHYIPDIKMIAVLRNPIERAYSQYLFLIREGREQRTDFRQVIQDEKYLMDTAPTKSIYLARGLYGEQIQRYLALFSKEQLRIYLYDHFKTQPLSILQDIFSYLSVDTEFVPDISLNYNVSVIPRNKTIHLLLGFISGRDRIKSFIVRYMPQVFYVRIIKPGVNFLLGTLRSRKPYRPPPMPNDLRCRLADFYAPDIALLEKILDIDLAGWISPGQAIMESPKNGG
- a CDS encoding O-antigen ligase family protein, translated to MKYTLFILLLLAIIIGGLYPINLGIMRGITPKTLLMYAILIYILFSEAAKKNLHRKKIPCISSLLIFLTILCVSIALNVLLGRMDMSLFDQIRQLRYRFIEPVVLYILMFLLIDTASQARKFLQAGIVLFVLVNVAAFIAMRAGVLNLPTVSGDLYSGRYTGTFANPNQMAYFFCFLMPITYHMITTAEIKTAGALQMLALASEIAFILMSGSRGGILAMVIVLGWITIHHKDFKTVAFLFIFGTVFIAIGFLVHNDILRSSFDRIAQQTFSNNVKTISAGRSSIWLGLEKIYLSNIYYVFMGTGFETARFQLAKHTGILLPPHNLYLQILVELGLIGFAAWLFMLRSFWKFLNISGQRTEFSKATVTALSVLLLAWSFSDLGRILRFIAIMVGIMFSMIVHDKDTVKKTMGKSA
- a CDS encoding sulfotransferase, with translation MGTTPVFIFSMPRSGSTLLQRMLAAHPDVETTSEPWFLIPLVYTLKDHGVYAEFSFMSLRRTVKHLLDNLPNGRQDYYEAIRNFSETLYSKLNKNNARFFLDKTPRYYLIAEDIARIFPNGKFIFLYRNPISVLASTIASFYGNRLGDPWHKIDLYKGPSLLSRASATLKNKSIAIQYEELVRTPEPVLQSICEYMDIPFSETMIEKFTKVPITGMGDKVGYTKYEDISEESLHKWRRILNTPFRQKYALKYIQRLGENTIRSFGYDMAQLIDDIRSFQPTGRGSLADRFNLAKCHLYTIFEMKLITDKIRQHFKEKHNLFMHF
- a CDS encoding oligosaccharide flippase family protein; translated protein: MINATSKLITSRFSKNVLALVSGAFIAQVISFAASPILTRLYTPENFGLFALFLSYVNIVSKVGTLCYERAIILPKNNSSAYNIAFLSLIILLVIALLSTSLIFAFSGRLLSLLKGAYTISWLYWVPAGLLLVGIFNIVKSLHIRQKGFRSIAFARIGEAASASVAKIAIALFAGATAGGLILGTITGFMVSLAIIIRSPDLFHFAEIRRSLNSKSIKAVAVEYIQFPLYATCNAILTVITQNLIVLVFSIIFSPVIVGLYSLGNRIIRRPLNIMSMSVQNVFFQRIAHEYNHGARILPSLIKTTGVLFITGCIPFLLLMIYAEPLFGTIFGKKWFQAGVYVRILSPWFLVLFAVAPANTTYEVFKKQHMKVFFTLAKALLSISAIWLGYKLTGKPEDVIAYFVSANVLVEISIIVGAIFITYKNDLTTISGKAA
- a CDS encoding HEPN domain-containing protein; its protein translation is MPPDSEGIGSAREWIKRAKSNLARAKQPKTAEIFWEDLCFDAQQAAEKSLKAILIAHDIPFRFVHDLAELLTSITNHGIPIPDNIHAAAELTNYAVESRYPGPAEPVTEDEFRDALQKAELVVAWAETHIEEEK